A region from the Streptomyces tsukubensis genome encodes:
- a CDS encoding CAP domain-containing protein: MGRHRSTGKRRGAPLRTGLLGASAAVAMGAVAVASGLLPGGDTFVTGGDASPGGEVRTEGRPTLNTQGDAGARPTGPATGTPTGPAAPHLPSTSPTGTPGKAPSTAPAEKKTGPAAGRAGESRTPSVPAPRSQEPRTVTPERASSPSPTRTAEPKRKAASTTETAMEAEVLELVNQERAKVGCSPLRYDAALARLAGNFSDDMATRGFFDHTDPDGDSPWDRAKQAGVKNLAAENIARGQADAEAVMDAWMKSDGHRANILNCDYKTLGVGVRLGGGGPWWTQNFGY; encoded by the coding sequence ATGGGACGTCATCGAAGCACCGGCAAGCGCAGGGGCGCGCCCCTGCGGACGGGGCTGCTGGGCGCCTCCGCCGCCGTGGCCATGGGTGCCGTGGCCGTCGCTTCCGGGCTGCTGCCGGGCGGCGACACCTTCGTCACCGGCGGGGACGCCTCCCCCGGCGGCGAGGTCCGCACCGAGGGCCGGCCGACGCTGAACACCCAGGGCGACGCCGGAGCGCGGCCGACCGGTCCGGCGACCGGCACCCCGACCGGTCCCGCCGCCCCGCATCTGCCGTCGACCTCCCCGACCGGCACCCCCGGCAAGGCGCCGTCCACCGCACCGGCGGAGAAGAAGACCGGCCCGGCGGCCGGCCGGGCCGGCGAGTCCCGGACCCCGTCCGTCCCCGCGCCCCGGTCGCAGGAGCCGCGGACCGTCACCCCCGAGCGGGCCTCGTCCCCCTCCCCCACCCGCACCGCTGAGCCCAAGCGGAAGGCCGCCTCCACGACGGAGACCGCGATGGAGGCGGAGGTGCTGGAGCTGGTGAACCAGGAGCGCGCCAAGGTCGGCTGCAGCCCGCTGCGTTACGACGCCGCTCTCGCCCGCCTCGCCGGGAACTTCAGCGACGACATGGCGACCCGTGGTTTCTTCGACCACACCGACCCGGACGGCGATTCGCCCTGGGACCGGGCGAAGCAGGCGGGCGTGAAGAACCTGGCCGCCGAGAACATCGCCCGCGGCCAGGCGGACGCGGAAGCCGTGATGGACGCCTGGATGAAGAGCGACGGGCACCGCGCGAACATTCTCAACTGCGACTACAAGACCCTCGGCGTCGGTGTCCGGCTGGGCGGCGGCGGCCCCTGGTGGACGCAGAACTTCGGCTACTGA
- a CDS encoding acylphosphatase encodes MNDAARLTAWVRGRVQGVGFRWFTRANALEIGGLTGFALNLDDGRVQVVAEGSRENCHRLLEWLRSGDTPGRVDGVTEIWDTPRGGYDGFAIR; translated from the coding sequence ATGAACGATGCCGCACGACTGACCGCCTGGGTACGCGGGCGAGTACAAGGAGTGGGCTTCCGCTGGTTCACCAGGGCAAACGCTCTGGAGATCGGGGGGCTCACGGGATTCGCCCTCAATCTCGACGACGGCAGGGTGCAGGTCGTGGCCGAGGGGTCGCGTGAGAATTGCCACCGTTTGCTGGAGTGGCTTCGCTCCGGCGACACACCCGGACGCGTCGACGGTGTGACTGAGATCTGGGACACTCCGCGCGGTGGTTACGACGGATTCGCGATCCGCTGA
- the smc gene encoding chromosome segregation protein SMC, with amino-acid sequence MHLKAMTLRGFKSFASATTLRFEPGITCVVGPNGSGKSNVVDALSWVMGEQGAKSLRGGKMEDVIFAGTTGRPPLGRAEVSLTIDNSDGALPIEYAEVTITRIMFRNGGSEYQLNGDTCRLLDIQELLSDSGIGREMHVIVGQGQLDSVLHADPMGRRAFIEEAAGVLKHRKRKEKALRKLDAMQANLARVQDLTDELRRQLKPLGRQAAVARRAAVIQADLRDARLRLLADDLVRLREALRSEIADEAALKERRESTERELKEALAREAALEDEVRRLAPRLERAQQTWNELSRLAERVRGTVSLADARVRSATDRPAEERRGRDPEDMEREAARIREQEAELAAALEAAERALEDTVEHRAELERQWAAEERRLKDVARAIADRREQLARLGAQVIAAQGRAAAAQAEIERLAAARDEARERAVTAQEAYEELRAEADGLDAGDTELGERHDTARRELAGAEDALTAARDAQSAAERERAAVAARRDALALGLRRKDGTGALLAAREQLTGLLGPASDLLSVTPGYEIPVAAALGAAADAVAVAGPSAAADALRLLRKSEAGRAAILLGDAPDAPEGSAAGPDRITGGPPRVADLVRGPAELMPAVRRLVRDTVVVGTLEEAEELVYARPGLTAVTADGDVLGAHFAQGGSASAPSLLEVQASVDEATAALAGLDVRCAELTEARERAAGRRTACAALVEELGERRRTAEREKSAFSGRLGGLAGQARAATGEAERTDAAVARAREALERARTDAEELAAKLAAAQEDVPGGTETEEPDTQVRDRLAADGANARQTEMEARLQVRTHEERAKGLAGRADALDRGARAEREARVRAERLRDRLRHEAAVATAVGAGARCLLAHVDVSLGRAAEERTAAEGARAEREAGLGRARARGRDLKGALDRLTDSVHRGEVLGAEKRLRIEQLETRALEELGVEPAGLIAEYGPDQPVPPSPPAEGEELPDDPEHPRNLPRPFDRAGQEKRLKAAERAYQQLGKVNPLALEEFAALEERHQFLSEQLADLKKTRTDLLTVVKEVDERVEQVFTEAYRDTAREFEGVFSRLFPGGEGRLVLTDPENMLTTGVDVEARPPGKKVKRLSLLSGGERSLTAVAMLVSIFKARPSPFYVMDEVEAALDDTNLQRLIRIMQELQESSQLIVITHQKRTMEVADALYGVSMQGDGVSKVVSQRLR; translated from the coding sequence GTGCACCTCAAGGCCATGACCCTGCGCGGGTTCAAATCCTTCGCCTCGGCCACCACCCTGCGGTTCGAGCCGGGCATCACCTGTGTCGTGGGCCCCAACGGCTCGGGCAAGTCCAATGTGGTGGACGCCCTCTCCTGGGTCATGGGCGAACAGGGGGCGAAATCGCTGCGCGGCGGAAAGATGGAAGACGTCATCTTCGCCGGTACCACCGGGCGCCCCCCGCTCGGCCGCGCCGAAGTCTCCCTGACCATCGACAACTCCGACGGCGCTCTCCCCATCGAATACGCCGAGGTCACCATTACGCGGATCATGTTCCGCAACGGCGGCAGCGAGTACCAGCTCAACGGCGACACCTGCCGACTGCTCGACATCCAGGAACTCCTCTCCGACTCCGGTATCGGCCGGGAGATGCATGTCATCGTCGGCCAGGGGCAGCTCGATTCCGTACTCCACGCCGATCCGATGGGCCGCCGGGCCTTCATCGAAGAGGCCGCGGGCGTGCTGAAGCACCGCAAGCGCAAGGAGAAGGCGCTGCGGAAGCTGGACGCGATGCAGGCGAACCTCGCCCGGGTCCAGGATCTGACCGACGAACTCCGGCGGCAGCTCAAACCGCTGGGCCGGCAGGCCGCGGTCGCCCGCCGGGCCGCCGTCATCCAGGCCGATCTCCGCGACGCCCGGCTGCGGCTCCTCGCCGACGATCTGGTCCGGCTTCGGGAGGCCCTGCGGTCCGAGATCGCCGACGAGGCCGCTCTGAAGGAGCGCAGGGAGAGCACCGAGCGGGAGCTGAAGGAGGCGCTGGCCCGGGAGGCGGCCCTGGAGGACGAGGTGCGCCGGCTCGCGCCCCGGCTGGAGCGGGCCCAGCAGACTTGGAACGAACTCTCCCGGCTCGCCGAACGCGTCCGCGGCACGGTCTCCCTCGCCGACGCCCGGGTCCGCAGCGCCACCGACCGGCCCGCGGAGGAGCGGCGCGGCCGGGACCCGGAGGACATGGAGCGCGAGGCCGCCCGGATCCGCGAGCAGGAGGCCGAACTGGCGGCCGCGCTGGAGGCGGCCGAACGGGCCCTGGAGGACACCGTCGAGCACCGGGCCGAACTCGAACGGCAGTGGGCCGCCGAGGAGCGCCGCCTCAAGGACGTCGCCCGGGCGATCGCGGACCGCCGTGAACAGCTCGCCCGGCTCGGTGCCCAGGTCATCGCGGCACAGGGCCGGGCCGCCGCCGCCCAGGCCGAGATCGAACGGCTGGCCGCCGCCCGGGACGAGGCACGGGAGCGGGCGGTCACCGCCCAGGAGGCGTACGAGGAGCTGCGGGCCGAGGCCGACGGCCTCGACGCGGGCGATACCGAACTCGGCGAACGCCACGACACCGCCCGCCGCGAGCTGGCCGGGGCCGAGGACGCGCTCACCGCCGCCCGGGACGCCCAGTCCGCCGCCGAACGGGAACGGGCCGCCGTCGCCGCCCGCCGCGACGCCCTCGCGCTCGGGCTGCGCCGCAAGGACGGCACCGGGGCGCTGCTGGCCGCCCGGGAGCAGCTGACCGGGCTGCTGGGACCGGCGTCCGATCTGCTCTCCGTCACCCCCGGGTACGAGATCCCGGTCGCCGCCGCCCTCGGCGCGGCCGCCGACGCCGTCGCCGTGGCAGGCCCTTCGGCCGCCGCCGACGCCCTGCGGCTGCTGCGGAAGTCCGAGGCGGGCCGGGCCGCGATACTGCTCGGCGACGCCCCCGACGCCCCCGAGGGCTCTGCTGCGGGACCGGACCGGATCACCGGCGGGCCGCCGCGCGTCGCCGATCTGGTGCGCGGCCCCGCCGAACTGATGCCCGCCGTCCGCAGGCTCGTCCGGGACACGGTCGTCGTCGGCACCCTGGAGGAGGCCGAGGAACTCGTCTACGCCCGCCCCGGGCTGACCGCCGTCACCGCCGACGGCGATGTTCTGGGCGCCCATTTCGCCCAGGGGGGTTCGGCATCGGCGCCCAGTCTGCTGGAGGTCCAGGCCTCCGTCGACGAGGCCACGGCCGCCCTCGCCGGACTCGACGTCCGCTGCGCCGAACTGACCGAGGCCCGGGAGCGCGCCGCCGGGAGGCGTACCGCCTGTGCCGCGCTCGTCGAGGAGCTGGGTGAGCGCCGCCGTACCGCCGAACGGGAGAAGTCCGCCTTCTCCGGCCGCCTCGGAGGGCTCGCCGGGCAGGCCAGGGCCGCCACCGGCGAGGCCGAGCGCACCGACGCGGCCGTCGCCAGGGCCCGGGAGGCGCTGGAGCGGGCCCGTACCGACGCCGAGGAACTCGCCGCGAAACTGGCCGCCGCGCAGGAGGACGTCCCCGGGGGTACGGAGACGGAGGAGCCCGACACCCAGGTACGGGACCGGCTCGCGGCCGACGGGGCCAACGCCCGGCAGACCGAGATGGAGGCCCGCCTCCAGGTCCGCACCCACGAGGAGCGGGCGAAGGGCCTCGCGGGCCGGGCGGACGCCCTGGACCGGGGGGCGCGCGCCGAGCGCGAGGCGCGGGTCCGTGCCGAACGGCTCCGCGACCGGCTGCGCCACGAGGCCGCGGTCGCCACGGCCGTCGGTGCCGGAGCCCGGTGTCTCCTGGCCCATGTCGACGTGTCCCTGGGCCGGGCCGCGGAGGAACGTACCGCCGCCGAGGGCGCCCGGGCCGAACGGGAGGCCGGTCTCGGCCGGGCCCGGGCCCGGGGCCGCGACCTCAAGGGAGCGCTGGACCGGCTGACGGATTCGGTGCACCGGGGCGAGGTCCTCGGAGCCGAGAAGCGCCTCCGGATCGAACAGCTCGAAACCAGGGCGCTGGAGGAGCTGGGCGTCGAGCCCGCGGGCCTGATCGCCGAGTACGGCCCCGACCAGCCCGTACCGCCGTCCCCGCCCGCCGAGGGCGAGGAGCTGCCGGACGACCCCGAGCACCCCCGCAACCTGCCCCGGCCCTTCGACCGGGCCGGGCAGGAGAAGCGGCTGAAGGCCGCGGAGCGGGCGTACCAGCAGCTCGGCAAGGTGAACCCGCTGGCGCTGGAGGAGTTCGCGGCGCTGGAGGAACGCCACCAGTTCCTCTCCGAGCAGCTCGCGGACCTGAAGAAGACCCGGACCGATCTGCTGACAGTGGTCAAGGAGGTCGACGAACGGGTCGAGCAGGTGTTCACCGAGGCGTACCGGGATACGGCACGGGAGTTCGAGGGCGTGTTCTCGCGGCTCTTCCCCGGCGGTGAGGGGCGGCTCGTGCTCACCGACCCCGAGAACATGCTCACCACCGGTGTGGACGTCGAGGCCCGGCCGCCGGGGAAGAAGGTGAAACGGCTCTCCCTGCTCTCCGGCGGTGAGCGCTCGCTGACGGCAGTGGCGATGCTGGTCTCCATCTTCAAGGCGCGGCCCAGCCCCTTCTATGTGATGGACGAGGTGGAGGCGGCGCTCGACGACACCAACCTCCAGCGGCTGATCCGGATCATGCAGGAGCTCCAGGAGTCCTCACAGCTCATCGTGATCACCCACCAGAAGCGGACGATGGAGGTCGCGGACGCGCTGTACGGGGTGTCCATGCAGGGCGACGGGGTCTCCAAGGTCGTCAGCCAGCGCCTGCGCTAG
- a CDS encoding sugar porter family MFS transporter has product MSSTAQPPTPPGSASDHPEHLGHVVFITAAAAMGGFLFGYDSSVINGAVEAIRDRYAIGSAELAQVIAIALIGCAIGAATAGRIADRIGRIACMRIASVLFTASAIGSALPFALWDLAMWRIIGGFAIGMASVIGPAYIAEVSPPAYRGRLASFQQAAIVIGIAVSQLVNFGILQIADGDQRGEIGGLEAWQWMLGVMVVPALLYGLLSFAIPESPRYLLSAGKTERARKVLTEVEGEHIDLDRRVAEIEQAMRREHKSTFRDLLGSRFGFLPIVWVGIGLSVFQQLVGINVVFYYSTTLWQSVGIDPSGSFFYSFTTSIVNIVGTVIAMVFVDRIGRRPLALIGSAGMAIALAFEAWAFSAPLVNGKLPSVEGAVALVAAHVFVLFFALSWGVVVWVLLGEMFPNKIRAAALGVAASAQWIANWAITASFPSLADWNLSATYIIYACFAALSIPFVLLFVRETKGKPLEEMG; this is encoded by the coding sequence GTGTCCAGCACCGCGCAGCCACCCACCCCGCCGGGGTCCGCTTCCGACCATCCCGAACACCTCGGCCATGTCGTCTTCATCACCGCCGCCGCCGCGATGGGCGGCTTTCTCTTCGGCTACGACAGCTCGGTCATCAACGGTGCCGTCGAAGCCATCCGCGACCGCTACGCCATCGGCTCCGCCGAACTCGCCCAGGTCATCGCGATCGCCCTGATCGGCTGTGCGATCGGTGCCGCCACAGCGGGCCGGATCGCCGACCGTATCGGCCGGATCGCCTGTATGCGGATCGCCTCCGTCCTCTTCACCGCGAGCGCGATCGGCTCGGCCCTGCCGTTCGCCCTGTGGGATCTGGCGATGTGGCGCATCATCGGCGGTTTCGCGATCGGCATGGCGTCGGTGATCGGACCCGCGTACATCGCCGAGGTCTCCCCACCCGCCTACCGGGGCCGGCTGGCCTCGTTCCAGCAGGCGGCGATCGTCATCGGTATCGCCGTCTCCCAGTTGGTGAACTTCGGCATCCTGCAGATCGCGGACGGGGACCAGCGCGGCGAGATCGGCGGTCTGGAGGCCTGGCAGTGGATGCTCGGCGTGATGGTGGTGCCCGCGCTGCTGTACGGACTGCTCTCCTTCGCCATCCCCGAATCGCCCCGCTATCTGCTGTCCGCGGGCAAGACCGAACGGGCGCGGAAGGTCCTGACGGAGGTCGAGGGCGAGCACATCGACCTCGACCGCCGGGTCGCCGAGATCGAACAGGCGATGCGCCGGGAGCACAAGTCGACGTTCCGGGACCTGCTCGGCAGCCGGTTCGGGTTCCTGCCGATCGTCTGGGTCGGTATCGGACTCTCCGTCTTCCAGCAGCTCGTCGGCATCAACGTGGTGTTCTACTACTCCACGACGCTCTGGCAGTCGGTCGGTATCGACCCCTCCGGCTCCTTCTTCTACTCCTTCACCACGTCCATCGTGAACATCGTCGGTACGGTGATCGCGATGGTGTTCGTCGACCGTATCGGCCGCAGGCCGCTGGCGCTGATCGGCTCCGCCGGAATGGCGATCGCCCTCGCCTTCGAGGCCTGGGCCTTCTCGGCACCCCTGGTCAACGGCAAACTGCCCAGCGTGGAGGGTGCGGTGGCCCTGGTCGCCGCCCATGTGTTCGTACTGTTCTTCGCCCTGTCGTGGGGCGTCGTCGTCTGGGTGCTGCTCGGCGAGATGTTCCCCAACAAGATCAGGGCCGCCGCCCTCGGCGTCGCCGCGTCCGCGCAGTGGATCGCCAACTGGGCGATCACCGCCAGCTTCCCGAGCCTGGCGGACTGGAACCTCTCGGCCACGTACATCATCTACGCCTGCTTCGCCGCGCTCTCCATCCCCTTCGTGCTGCTCTTCGTCAGGGAGACCAAGGGCAAGCCGCTGGAGGAGATGGGCTGA
- a CDS encoding LLM class flavin-dependent oxidoreductase yields MTFTIVRVNLVAPGASPGALAGRYRTALDMAVYADGHGIATVQTEEHHGAENNWLPSPFVFAGAVLGATRRITVTVSAAVGPLYDPLRLAEDIAVLDLLGSGRLVTVLGIGYRREEYERSGVPWARRGRLQDEILETLLAAWTGEPFAYRGRTVRVTPRPYTRPRPLLLVGGSSRAAARRAARLGLPFFPSAHLPDLVAYYDGQRARYGTKGWTTMPEPVTPLLHVSDDPDRTWAVHGEHFLHEARTYASWSSPDIRSAVRSGATTVAELRAEGVYRVVTPDECVALAAGAQSLVLHPLCGGMPEEEGWRSLRLLCREVVPRLGRPGQGTGAQPISSSGLPLVSLTKSSTKGMESAAKQA; encoded by the coding sequence ATGACCTTCACCATCGTCCGCGTCAATCTCGTCGCCCCCGGCGCGTCCCCCGGCGCGCTCGCGGGCCGCTACCGCACCGCGCTGGACATGGCGGTCTACGCCGACGGGCACGGGATCGCCACCGTCCAGACCGAGGAGCACCACGGCGCCGAGAACAACTGGCTGCCCTCGCCGTTCGTCTTCGCCGGGGCGGTCCTGGGCGCCACCCGCCGGATCACGGTCACCGTCTCCGCCGCCGTCGGCCCGCTCTACGATCCGCTGCGGCTCGCCGAGGACATCGCCGTCCTCGACCTGCTGGGCTCCGGACGGCTGGTCACCGTTCTGGGCATCGGCTACCGGCGCGAGGAGTACGAACGCTCCGGTGTGCCCTGGGCCCGCCGCGGCCGGCTCCAGGACGAAATCCTGGAGACGCTGCTCGCCGCCTGGACCGGGGAGCCGTTCGCGTACCGCGGCCGTACGGTACGGGTCACCCCGCGTCCGTACACCCGCCCCCGTCCACTGCTCCTGGTCGGCGGCTCGTCACGGGCGGCCGCCCGGCGCGCGGCCCGCCTCGGACTGCCGTTCTTCCCCAGCGCCCATCTGCCGGACCTGGTGGCGTACTACGACGGACAGCGGGCCCGGTACGGCACCAAGGGCTGGACCACCATGCCGGAACCGGTGACTCCGCTGCTGCACGTCTCCGACGATCCGGACCGCACCTGGGCCGTCCACGGCGAGCACTTCCTGCACGAGGCCCGGACCTACGCCTCCTGGTCGTCGCCGGACATCCGCTCCGCCGTCCGGTCGGGAGCGACGACGGTCGCGGAGCTGCGCGCCGAGGGCGTGTACCGGGTCGTGACACCCGACGAGTGCGTGGCCCTGGCCGCCGGGGCGCAGTCGCTGGTCCTGCATCCGCTGTGCGGCGGCATGCCGGAGGAGGAGGGCTGGCGGTCGCTCCGGCTGCTGTGCCGCGAGGTGGTGCCCCGCCTCGGGCGGCCCGGGCAAGGGACGGGCGCTCAGCCCATCTCCTCCAGCGGCTTGCCCTTGGTCTCCCTGACGAAGAGCAGCACGAAGGGGATGGAGAGCGCGGCGAAGCAGGCGTAG
- a CDS encoding DUF4231 domain-containing protein, with the protein MPTIPREPSGPEPLFVQPGIPDPAAPTVPAQPGTAGAGADEAVLAYAGEQLAWYARTRDRSRRKHQATELTALLTGAATVVAAGIQAPAAITASLAGAAVFIGGFRQVFHHNERYVLAAEAWSRLHLAIRRHRLVPEDARDEEARRRLLEEVEGATTAELQNWAAGQRGGGAALPPGGAPSA; encoded by the coding sequence ATGCCGACGATTCCCCGAGAACCCTCCGGGCCGGAGCCGCTGTTCGTACAGCCCGGCATACCGGACCCGGCCGCGCCGACGGTCCCTGCGCAGCCCGGAACCGCAGGCGCGGGGGCGGACGAGGCCGTACTGGCCTATGCCGGTGAGCAGCTCGCCTGGTACGCGCGGACCCGCGACCGCAGCCGCCGCAAGCACCAGGCCACCGAACTGACCGCCCTGCTCACCGGGGCGGCCACGGTGGTGGCGGCGGGCATCCAGGCGCCCGCGGCGATCACCGCGTCACTGGCCGGAGCCGCCGTCTTCATCGGGGGCTTCCGTCAGGTCTTCCACCACAACGAGCGGTACGTACTGGCCGCGGAGGCCTGGTCACGGCTGCATCTGGCGATCCGGCGCCACCGCCTCGTACCCGAGGATGCACGGGACGAGGAGGCGCGGCGCCGGCTGCTGGAGGAGGTCGAGGGCGCGACCACGGCGGAGCTGCAGAACTGGGCTGCCGGGCAGCGCGGCGGGGGAGCGGCCCTGCCGCCGGGCGGCGCGCCTTCCGCGTAG
- a CDS encoding GNAT family N-acetyltransferase — translation MTVVEYRTIPDAHLDRALDLHYLVFLEKDAEGETRKLHREILEHCDVVGAYEGEHLVGLLAAHPLSLSVPGGELECAGVTFVSVAPTHRRRGVLSGMIAELMRRCAGRGMPLAALWVSETGIYGRFGFEPATRSYTVEIDTEHPLALRIDPDERPLRLVSPDEAPEVVGAAHAAARSGRAGRVARDDFWWRTHILRPEDEEDDDLSPPRVVVLGEAGEPPAGYVIYRTASDGEGRGKLHIGELEAESPAVAAALWRYVTSVDLVDQVRAWGRPLDDPLLRFTADRDQISVVQEFPALWLRLVDVPGALAGRAWSAPVDVVLEVTDAGVAENAGRYRLVVGPDASPGGTGRAARVERTDAAPDLTLDVRELAACYLGDLDPAELVRAGLVTEHTAGAAAALGAASRTELLPHTTDEF, via the coding sequence ATGACCGTTGTGGAATATCGGACCATTCCGGATGCGCATCTGGACCGCGCCCTGGACCTGCACTATCTGGTGTTTCTGGAGAAGGACGCCGAGGGGGAGACACGGAAGCTGCACCGGGAGATCCTGGAGCACTGCGATGTCGTCGGCGCTTACGAGGGCGAGCATCTGGTGGGGCTGCTGGCGGCGCATCCGCTGTCGCTGTCGGTGCCGGGCGGGGAGCTGGAGTGCGCGGGTGTGACCTTCGTCTCCGTGGCTCCGACGCACCGCAGACGGGGAGTGCTCAGCGGAATGATCGCGGAGCTGATGCGGCGGTGCGCCGGGCGGGGGATGCCGCTGGCCGCGCTCTGGGTGTCGGAGACGGGGATCTACGGGCGCTTCGGCTTCGAGCCGGCGACCCGTTCGTACACGGTGGAGATCGACACGGAGCATCCGCTGGCGCTGCGGATCGACCCGGACGAGCGGCCCCTGCGGCTGGTGTCGCCGGACGAGGCGCCTGAGGTCGTGGGCGCGGCGCATGCGGCGGCCCGGTCCGGGCGGGCGGGCCGGGTTGCGCGGGACGACTTCTGGTGGCGTACGCACATCCTGCGGCCGGAGGACGAGGAGGACGACGACCTCAGCCCGCCGCGGGTGGTGGTGCTGGGCGAGGCGGGCGAGCCGCCCGCCGGGTACGTCATCTACCGGACCGCGTCCGACGGCGAGGGCCGGGGAAAGCTGCACATCGGTGAGCTGGAGGCCGAATCGCCCGCGGTGGCGGCGGCGCTGTGGCGCTATGTGACCTCGGTCGACCTGGTCGACCAGGTGCGGGCGTGGGGGCGGCCGCTGGACGATCCGCTGCTGCGGTTCACCGCCGACCGGGACCAGATCAGTGTCGTACAGGAGTTTCCCGCGCTCTGGCTGCGGCTGGTGGACGTACCGGGGGCGCTGGCCGGACGCGCCTGGTCGGCGCCGGTCGACGTGGTGCTGGAGGTGACCGACGCGGGGGTGGCGGAGAACGCGGGCCGGTACCGGCTGGTCGTCGGCCCGGACGCTTCGCCGGGCGGTACGGGCCGGGCGGCCCGGGTGGAGCGGACGGACGCGGCGCCCGATCTGACGCTCGACGTCCGTGAGCTGGCGGCCTGCTATCTCGGCGATCTCGACCCGGCGGAGCTGGTGCGGGCCGGTCTGGTCACGGAGCACACGGCGGGCGCGGCGGCGGCGCTGGGCGCGGCTTCCCGTACGGAGCTGCTGCCGCATACGACGGACGAGTTCTGA
- the ftsY gene encoding signal recognition particle-docking protein FtsY — translation MEIVILAVVIALVAVGAISGLVISGRRKKQLPPSAPQSTPTITAPPAEPHVGDEAETPREEPRRTIEEVGLPEAGAPAEAPDEAAAPAPAETAPEIEVPEPTAGRLVRLRARLARSQNSLGKGLLTLLSREHLDEDTWEEIEETLLIADVGVAPTQELVERLRERVRVLGTRTPDELRALLREELLTLIGTDFDRAVKTESGVDTPGVVMVVGVNGTGKTTTTGKLARVLVADGRSVVLGAADTFRAAAADQLQTWGERVGARTVRGPEGGDPASIAFDAVKEGIAEGADVVLIDTAGRLHTKTGLMDELGKVKRVVEKHGPLDEILLVLDATTGQNGLVQARVFAEVVDITGIVLTKLDGTAKGGIVVAVQRELGVPVKLVGLGEGPDDLAPFEPEAFVDALIGD, via the coding sequence ATGGAAATCGTCATCCTTGCTGTAGTCATCGCCCTGGTCGCGGTCGGCGCCATCAGCGGGCTCGTGATCAGCGGCCGCCGTAAGAAGCAGTTGCCGCCGTCGGCCCCGCAGAGCACTCCGACCATCACCGCTCCGCCCGCCGAGCCGCACGTCGGCGACGAGGCGGAGACACCGCGGGAAGAGCCGCGCCGCACCATCGAGGAGGTCGGCCTCCCGGAGGCCGGAGCCCCCGCCGAGGCGCCGGACGAGGCCGCCGCACCGGCGCCCGCCGAGACCGCCCCCGAAATCGAGGTCCCCGAACCCACCGCGGGCCGGCTGGTCCGGCTGCGCGCCCGCCTCGCCCGCTCCCAGAACTCCCTCGGCAAGGGCCTGCTCACCCTGCTGTCCCGTGAGCATCTCGACGAGGACACCTGGGAGGAGATCGAAGAGACCCTCCTCATCGCCGACGTCGGCGTCGCCCCCACCCAGGAGCTGGTGGAGCGGCTGCGCGAGCGGGTGCGCGTCCTCGGCACCCGTACCCCCGACGAACTGCGCGCCCTGCTCCGCGAGGAGCTGCTCACCCTCATCGGCACCGACTTCGACCGCGCGGTGAAGACCGAGAGCGGCGTCGACACCCCCGGCGTCGTGATGGTCGTCGGCGTCAACGGCACCGGCAAGACCACGACCACCGGCAAGCTCGCCCGGGTCCTGGTCGCCGACGGCCGCTCGGTCGTCCTCGGCGCCGCGGACACCTTCCGCGCCGCCGCCGCGGACCAGCTCCAGACCTGGGGCGAGCGGGTCGGCGCCCGTACCGTACGCGGACCCGAGGGCGGCGACCCCGCGTCCATCGCCTTCGACGCGGTCAAGGAGGGCATTGCCGAGGGCGCCGACGTCGTCCTCATCGACACCGCCGGACGGCTGCACACCAAGACCGGGCTGATGGACGAGCTGGGCAAGGTGAAGCGCGTCGTCGAGAAGCACGGCCCGCTCGACGAGATCCTTCTCGTCCTCGACGCCACCACCGGACAGAACGGACTCGTCCAGGCCCGGGTCTTCGCGGAGGTCGTCGACATCACCGGCATCGTGCTGACCAAGCTCGACGGCACCGCCAAGGGCGGCATCGTCGTCGCCGTCCAGCGCGAGCTGGGCGTGCCCGTGAAGCTCGTCGGACTGGGCGAGGGCCCGGACGATCTCGCGCCCTTCGAGCCGGAGGCGTTCGTCGACGCCCTCATCGGCGACTGA